The genomic stretch ATCTTGCCCCCCACAGTGACAGGCCGCATGTCCCCATAGCCCACGGTGGTCATGGTCACTACTGCCCACCAAAAAGCATCAGGGATGCTGGAAAAATGAGACTCAGGGTCATCAGCCTCAGCAAAGTAGACAGCACTGGAGAAGAGTATCACCccaatgaagaggaagaagatgaggAGGCCCAGCTCCCTCATGCTGGCTTTCAAAGTCTGTCCCAAGATCTGCAGCCCCTTGGAGTGCCTGGAGAGCTTGAAGATCCTGAAGACCCTGACCAGACGGATGACTCTGAGGATGGCCAAGGACATGGCTTGCTGCTGGCCCCCACCTCCATTGCTACTGCTagtcccaggctgctgctgctcatgGGCCAGCTCAGTGCCCAGGGTGATGAAGTAGGGGATGATGGCCACAATGTCAATGATGTTCATGATGTTGCGGGAGAACTCGGGCTTACTGGGGCAGGCGAAGAAGCGGACGAGGAGTTCAAAGGTAAACCAGATCACGCAGGTGGTCTCAATGATGAAGAAGGGGTCAGAGAGGCTGCTAGGTGGCTGCATGGGTTGGGAGTCCCCGGCCGTGCCATTCAAGCCTCTGATTTGTGGAGGCAGGGGCACAGGCATCTCCCTCTCGTCCCTGAATTCAGGCAGGGTCTCCAGACAGAAGGTGATGATGGAGATGAGGATCACCAGCACGGAGACGATGGCGATGGCCCGGGCTGAGCCGGAGCTCTCAGGGTACTCAAAAATGAGCCAGACCTGGCGCTGGAACTCATTGCGGGGCAGGGGCTTCTGTTCCTCCTTGATGAAGCCCTCGTCCTCCCGGAACCGCTCCATGGCCTCCTTACCCAGCTGGTAGAAGCGGATCTCATCAGCAAAGACGTCGATGGAGACGTTGACAGGCCGGCGGAGCTTGCCCCCGGACTGGTAGAAGTAGAGGATCCCATCGAAGCTGGGCCGGTTCCGGTCGAAGAAGTACTCATTGCGGAGTGGGTCAAAGTAGCGCATGCGCTTATCCGGGTCGCCCAGGAGTGTGTCAGGGAACTGGTTGAGGGTGCCCAGCTGGGTCTCGAAGCGCAGCCCCGAGATGTTGATCAGCACCCGCTGGTGGTGCATGGCACCCCGGCTCGCCGCTGCCGTtgtctcctcctgctcctcgccCACCGCCGCCATGGCCATGCCCAGGCGGTGCCCACCTTCCTCCGGGGGGCCTATCTCGGCCGCGCCAGGGCGTGGGGCgtgcggcggcggccgcggagggggcgccggcggcggcgaggcTCCGCGCACCGCTCGCCCGTCGGGGCCGCCTCTGcggggggcaggcggcggccgcTGCTGCTCCTCGTCCGCCGGCGGCGACGGGGCGCCCTCCTTGCTGTCGctcaggcgcggcgcggcggcgctggcgATGCGGAGCAGGTCGCCCCGGCGGcgagcccgggcgctgccgccgccgcctgccgcaGCATCCTCGCCGGCCGCGATGGTCGTGGCGCCCCCGTTCTCCAGAGTCACCAGCGCGATCTCCATGGGCAGCGGaggcggcagcgggcggcggcgggcatgctgcgctgcgctccccgccccgccgccgcggacACCTCGgggcaggcgcgcgggcggccgggcgggcgccctccccggcgcggcgcggcgcggcccgagcCGCCTCCGCGCTCAgtgcgcggcggcgcgcggccgaGGGGAGCGCGGGGGAGCTGCGCAGGGACCCGGATATGAACGCGCGGGCATTTATTAGCGCTTGACGTCAAGGAGGATCCCAGCTCCCCCGCGCCCCCGCTGACAGCAGCCCGTAGCCCCTCCGCCTACCAAGCTGCCGCATCCTGCCCAGCCGGCCGACCGCCGCGGGGACTCCGCGAAAGCCCTCTCCGGGGAGTGAAGCTCCGTGTGCGcccaccgccccgccccaccccgccgGGGGAGCCGTGGCGCAACCCTAGGTgtgccgcggggggctgcgccgggaaGGGGGAAGACGCCGAGGGGCGGCCAAGCCCCGCTGGGATGTGCGGAGCGCTGTGCGGGACTGATCCCGGGCAGGCAGGGACATCACCGCAGCCGCGCACCGCCGCGACCCCCCCTCCCGCGCCGCAGCCAGGGGATTACGGAGCGGCCCCAGGCGTGGATTACTTGTTAAAGGGAGTGGGCGGACGCGGGCAGGGCTCTGGCGGTAACCCCCCACTTAACTGGTACTGGCGGTGAATGCTCCCGGGCTTCCCTGGGCCTCTtgtttccccctcccctgccccgcataataagaacaaagaaagagttggccggggggggggggggggtcggtttgctttgctttgcttttcctcacAAGCTTATTGTGATTTTGTTGCAGCTCCAAAAGAAGCTTCCAAAGCCAGGGAAAGACACAGCCTTCCTACCAGGCTACCTTCCTGCCTAGCATTTTAGCATTTGCAACCCAGGAGCATGGTTTCCCTTCGATGCATTCTTAAACCCACATCTAAAGCCGATAAATTTCAATAGGTGTGCACTTTATTAGAGAAAAGGGCTTGAACCAACTTTACATGATCACTTTAGTAAGTTCAGTAATACAATCAATGCTAAGAtcttatttgttttctgtattcatATCATGAGCTTATCTATTCTATTGAAGGTCTGCGGGGAaatataatatatgcatatacaaaTACTATAGCATTAAAACCTATAGACATACATATTCCTTTGAAATTTCTAGGTTTCTAACAAAAActattgtaaaatatataaaattaagtgGAAAACCATTTTGCCTTCCAATTGGCATCACTGCAGTGACATTCTTACTGAATCCTTGCAATAGTACTCATAGCTGCATCAGAGATTTTACCTAGATTCATGGGGATTAGTGGGTTTTCACCTAATGTAAGATATTACCTCTTTGTATGAAATATGCCCAAAGATATTAAAAActgccatttttaaaaagtaattatatgGCATATATATTGATGGGGAAATCATCATAAGTGAGGATTTCCCAGTGACGTGGTCATGTTCTGTAATTTCCCTCTGATAGCTGAGCATAGAATCACTGACTTGTTATGTAGCTGTGCAGGTGGAAACAGGATCCACTTACTCACATGAGTAATTCCTAGATGCAAAATTACAGGTGTGTTTTCTAGAGCAGCCCTTTGAAAACAATGGTCATCTGATTTACAAGAGCAGTTATTTAACAGGGTAATACATCAAACCTTCAAAATATAGTATAATATCCTTAGGGAATGGCAAACTCTGACAGTAAACACCCGTGCACCCCAGCCCATAGCAGCTGATCTGTTATCAATGCATCTCAGGGATAATAACCGAAGGAAGGGCTTGCGTGCTGGAAAATTTGTCTGTTTTTCCAGCTCTGTCAGCTGGTCTAAAGCAAGATATTGTCCCTCCAAACCCTTCCTTGAATAATCATTCATTTCAAGAAGAAACATCTCTGGACACATCCACGTAGACTTCCTGGAGGCAATGCCAGTCCAGAATTAAAAAATTGCACCCAAGGAACTCTCGTGTATGGCCAGCACTGTGTACGCCATTGGAGCCTGCTCAGTGAGCACTTCCCTTTCACAGACACGCAACTGTGCTCTCATCTGCACATTAATATAGCCAGTAACACAACACAAAATGTGTCAGCACCTGTGCGTACTCCCTCACCTCTGTGGTTTTTCATTTAACTTGCTGTTCCTGCACATATTTGAACATATACACCCTTGTACCCATCCCCATCATTCCTTCATCAACAACAGGGAGAGAAGCCACGTTCTGTTATGTCCTGTAGCAGCCCTTCTTGGATGCCTGGAAGAGATGATGCTGAATTTAAATTCTACATTGATGAAAAACAAGTTTCTAGCTTGCGTTCTCAATGTCGTAGGGCAGTGTTCACATCCTGAATCTGCAGGCAGATGGGATTGTGCTAAAGTGCTAAGAGACAGACTCACTCGCATTCATCTCTGTGAAAACCTTATTGAAAACCTGATGAAGAAAATATGCATTATTAATTGATGTAGCAGTAAAATACAGCTGCTTTGTATAGTGTTTGAGTAGAAAACTACTACTTCCTCTGAGCTCCAGCAACACTGAGAATTTAGGACAGGGTATCCATATAAGTGTGTGCAAGGGAAGATAAGAGGAAGAGTCAAGAGAAAGTGGGAGGGTGatgttaaagaggaaaaaacctcTCCTCCAAGCAAGGAAGTTTAGAGTGTAATTGTTATGTAGCATCCCTGATTTTCTGAGTATGGTGAAATGACTCTGAACATTTTCTTGAAGAGTGGTGCTACCAGCAGAAAGCCAAGATATTGGAGAGGGAGGAGAGCATGCAGAATAGTGTGACATAGCACATGCTGTCATGCGCTACTAATGTTTTAACCAGGGGCTCCCTGGGGTTTCTTACACTCCAGCACATTCACACTAAAATTTACCATTCTCTCCAGCTCCCACTTCTATCATTTTTTCTAATCCAGTCATGAGGTCTGTTGCCATCACATCTGGATGaggtgttatttttatttttttcccctgtgggtTCCCCACAGCATCAGTGATGGCTTATCCTGCAACCTCATTTGCAGGTTTTCTGAGACTGGACAGGAGGCTAGTAAAAGGGACTGCCCTAGTTTCTTGGGTAACATCGAGACGCTATCTGAATGTGATTCTTCTGAGATTCCCTA from Dromaius novaehollandiae isolate bDroNov1 chromosome 1, bDroNov1.hap1, whole genome shotgun sequence encodes the following:
- the LOC112986813 gene encoding potassium voltage-gated channel subfamily A member 5-like is translated as MEIALVTLENGGATTIAAGEDAAAGGGGSARARRRGDLLRIASAAAPRLSDSKEGAPSPPADEEQQRPPPAPRRGGPDGRAVRGASPPPAPPPRPPPHAPRPGAAEIGPPEEGGHRLGMAMAAVGEEQEETTAAASRGAMHHQRVLINISGLRFETQLGTLNQFPDTLLGDPDKRMRYFDPLRNEYFFDRNRPSFDGILYFYQSGGKLRRPVNVSIDVFADEIRFYQLGKEAMERFREDEGFIKEEQKPLPRNEFQRQVWLIFEYPESSGSARAIAIVSVLVILISIITFCLETLPEFRDEREMPVPLPPQIRGLNGTAGDSQPMQPPSSLSDPFFIIETTCVIWFTFELLVRFFACPSKPEFSRNIMNIIDIVAIIPYFITLGTELAHEQQQPGTSSSNGGGGQQQAMSLAILRVIRLVRVFRIFKLSRHSKGLQILGQTLKASMRELGLLIFFLFIGVILFSSAVYFAEADDPESHFSSIPDAFWWAVVTMTTVGYGDMRPVTVGGKIVGSLCAIAGVLTIALPVPVIVSNFNYFYHRETDHEEQAILKDEHSSAQGSTAGGDAKRRSSKNSLNKSVVHLENSEGFNNGTSSLEKTNIKAKSNVDLRKSLYALCLDTSRETDL